The Caproicibacterium amylolyticum genome includes the window TCTTGTAAGAAAGAGTGACATTCCCATCCGAAAAAGATTTTCTTTTCCCCCAGGTAATATTTTCACTCATTGACCTTGATTCTTCTTGCGCAAGTGAGCTCATAATCGTAATGAGCAGTTCGCCCTTGGAATCGAGCGTGTAAATGTTCTCCTTCTCGAAGAATACTTCCACGCCTTTTTCCTTAAGCTTACGCACTGTCGTCAGCGTATCCACCGTGTTTCTGGCAAAGCGGCTGACCGACTTCGTAAGGATAAGGTCTATTTTTCCGTCCAGCGCATCGGCAATCATACGCTTGAAACCCTCGCGCTTTTTCGTATTGGTGGCACTGATACCCTCATCGGCATAGACCTCTACAAAAAACCATTCGGGATTTATTTTAATGCGGTCTGTGTAGTATTCAACCTGCGCTTTGTAGCTGGTTTGCTGTTCTTCCTTTTCGGTGGACACACGGGCATACGCGGCAACCCGCCGTTTTGTAACCGCCCCCTGCCACTGTGCCGAAAAGCGCGGTGCGGTAGCGGGTATTACCGTAATTTCTCTTCCAGTATTCATTGTGCCTTCCTCTCCAATGTCCTTTTTTGAGCTTCTTTTCGCATTTCAGCAGTCCAGCCTTCACTCCGCGGCTTGTTTTCCCAGGTGCGAAGAACCTCTCTGCCATCCGTGAATACAAAAAGCAGGATGCCGTTTTCCGGCACACGGATTTCCTCAATTTTCGCCTTAAAAACAGAAGCGTCATATTCGGCAAGCCCAAGAACCCCCACCGCTGTTTTCTTCAGGATATTTTCCGGTATTTGCTTGGAGCTGCAAAAGGCTCTGCCTTTCTTATTAAAGGTAGCGCAGCACCATGCGACGTTATACGTCGTCGTTTTTCTGCGAAAATTTGCGCCGCAAATACCGCAGTGGATTTTTCCTGTAAATTCGGAGTAGGAAGGTGTCTTCGGCGCGGTTGAAAATTTTTGGGCGCGTCGGGCAATCTCGGTTTGAACCTCGTCAAAAACACTCTGCTCAATGATAGCTTCATGCGTCCCTTTCGTGTAATACATCGGCAGCTTGCCTTTGTTTATCCGTTTCGCCTTTGTAAGGTGGTTTTCGGAAAATGTCTTCTGCAAGAGCATATTTCCCGTATACTTTTCATTCCTCAAAATTACGTAAATGGCGCCTTCAGACCATCGACCACCATTCTTTGTCGGCACACCCAAAGCGATCAGATTGCGCATAATGGCATTCTTGCCCATGCCGTTTAGATAATCGGTATAAATCATTCGCACGACCTCGGCTTCGGCGGGATTGACAACTAATTGTTTGTCGGCAAAATCGTAACCGTAAATGCGTAGATTATTTGGTATGCCGTCCTTGAAATTATTACGGATGCGCCACTTACAGTTCTCGCTGCAGGAAAGGCTCTCTTCCTGCGCAAAGGATGCCAAGATTGTCAGCATTAATTCGCCGTCGCCGCTGACGGAATGGATATTCTGTTCTTCGAAATAAACGTCCACTCCCAGCAGCTTCAGCTCACGAACAGTATTCAGCATGAGTACCGTATTTCTGGCAAATCGGGAAATTGATTTTGTGATAACCATATCAATAAGACCCTTCCGGCAATCGTCAAGCAGCCGCTTAAATTCAGCACGGTTATCTTTTGTACCTGTCAGAGCTTCATCGGCATAGACCTCGACGAAATTCCATTCTAGGTTCTGGCGTATGAAATTACTGTAATAATCAATCTGCGCGGCAAGTGAATGCAGCATGGCATCCTTCCCACTGGATACTCTCGCATATGCGGCAACTCGCTTTTTGGCGGGAGCTTGCGACATTGTGGGAGTAATATCTGTAACTATCTTTTGCATAGACCTACCTCCTTGTCAGTGTCACATATTACCTCTGGTTCTCAGATATAGCAACGCCATTTCCCAATAAACATCCGACAAAAATCGGTCTGTATTTACGGCTTGGAATTGTATCAATTATGGCGTAATTCTCGGTGGAAATTATGCCTTTCCGAATCGGTCGGCGATATAACAAGTGTGGCAGCAGTAGCGACGGCTTTTATTACCGTAGCTGTCAAACAATTTGCCGCAGCCTGCACATACCAGATGATAGACCGCCTTTTTCTTGACGCTTTCCTGATGGCTGTTCCACCATGCCACACGGCAAGCGTCTGAACAAAAACGGCGCGGCTTTGTTTTTACTGTCACCATGAGCGGTTTTCCGCAGTGCTGACAGTATGACAAAGAGAGTTTTTCTTTTTCGGCGCTCTGAACCGGTTTCTGAATACAGGACAGATTGTTTCTTCGGCAATAACTTTTTACCGTATTAACAGAAACACCAAGAGTATTTGCAATCGTCGCATATCCGCAGCCTTCTAAACGTAAAAAACGAAGTGATTCTTTTTGAGCTTCTGTCATCATCGATACCCTCCTACCGATATGCGAAAAATCGGTAGGATTCGAACCCCCTGAACACAAAAAAGCCGCCCGCAGGGTAATAAAACCCCACAGGCGGCAATGTTATAAAATATTCTGTTATGCTTTCCGGATGCTGTCTTTTGTTACCCAACCCAGCGCGTCCAGCAGGTATGGGCAGCTGCGTTTAAGATCGACGATGCGGGTAACGGTACAAGTCTTGTTCTGAAACGTTCGTCCCTTCCCGCCGCCGTAGCTGTCGGCGTAAACCGCGCCGTTGAGAATAACCCTGTCGCCGACAGAAAATACTACAGGCGCCGCGATCCCGGCCAGATCCTTTCTGACATCCTCACGGAAGATATCCATCGACTTGCCGAACCTCGGGAACCAGTGCATGACGTCACTGTGATTGCTGGCGATTCCTAGCTTAAACCCTTCGGAGTGGCAAATGACGTTCTTCTCAGTCAGACCATAGAGTTTGCAGAGATACACGCAAAGCTCCACCGCTTCAGTATAGACCTTGCCAAAATACGCCGTATCTGTTAGCCCATCCTCGCAGATTTCAAACCCGATGTGCGTGTCGTTGCCGGAGCCGCCGCAGTGCCAGCCGCGATAGTTCCATGGCAGTGTCTGATAGGCGGCAATGGAACCGTCCATCAGCCTGCCGATGAAAGCGTGAACGCAGACATTTCTGCCGCCTGGCCTGTCCTGATTCCAGTCGTTATTGTTCGGATTTTTCCCGAGCAGGCCGCCGTCGGGTCCGACATAGCGCCTGAGATTGGGGTTGTTCGCCCCGGTAGAGTGCACCATAATACCCTTCGGATTGATGGTTCTGCCCGCCTTGTAGCATGCGCTATTCGTCAGAATGAGTTTATGCAGATTCATGAGTTGTCCTCCTTGTTACCGCGATTGTGCAGCTGTTCCAATACGTCCTTGAGCTTCTGTGGAACAGGCAGACCGATGTGTGCGGCGTTCTCCAAAATGGAAACGCCCTCGTTGCTCAGGTAGAAAAACACGACCGCCGTGCGGATGACCCCGTCTCCGCCTAAAACCAGTTCGTCCAGAATATGCCCGACGCCCACCAGTGCGAAAATTAGCACCTTCTTGAAAATACCCTTCGCACCGATCTCGCTGGAAAGTTTTTTGTCAAGAACGGCACACATTACGCCAGTCAGATAGTCGATCACCACAAACGCGATGAGGGCGTAGAGGACTCCATCAAGCCCGCCAAGGAACCACCCGAGGAAACCGCCCAGAACGGCAAAGACCGCCTGCGCCCAGTTCCAGATTGTTTTCATTTCTATTCCTCCAATCAAGTTGATTTTATATAATAAAAAGCGCCTTTGCCCCACGCAAAAGCGCCTTTAAACCGATACATTAATTATCCTTAATACGCTGCAACCCAGTAAATCACATAGCTAACGCCAGATGAAGTTACCGCATTTACAAGATTGCAGATAAATCCCGTAGTTGATACGGATTTGATTTTGACAAAACCAATACCGTTTGTGTATAAGCCAGTGGTCACTGCCGGAATGCTCGGCAGGGTAGCTCCGAAATTAACCGAAATATCGGCTGAATAATAAATCGAACCATAGGCCGTTGATGTGGCGATTGTGCCACTCGCCGAGCCTTTCAGAACATGCAGACCGCCCACAGTGTCGGCGTTTGGATGGTAGCCGTCGCTGTAGGTTTTATTGCCGGAGGTGTATATATCGCCGCTCACGTCGAGCGCTCCATCTTCCGGAATTTTGTTGATACCTATCTGCCCGTCACGGATAGAGAAAACCGGCTTTGCCGTAGGCAGTAAGGCTGATTGTGTTACTGCGGTGTAGTAATCGGACGCCGCGATCTCAAAGTTAAATGACGAATTGATGTCGAAGTTTCCGATGCTGGCGTTAAACGAAAAGTCTCCGCCACTCATCGCCGGAGTGATTGTGACATAACTGCTCCACGTCCCCGACGCGGTTGTTTTGTACCGGTATTTCAGGAAATACTGGCTTTTTGTTACCATATACGCCGCATAATTGCCGGTGCACGTCAAAATCGCTCCGGCTTCGATGTTGTTCACGCGAGCCAGCGACACGGAAGAAAACGCGGGCGAGGAATAGGCGATTGTTGTAAGAGTGGAAGATTGTGAGTTCGAATTGCCCCGGCTGTCGATGACGGTTACGATCAGACTGTCGCTTGCGGACACGGTGCCGAAACTGATCACGCTGGAACTGCTCGTCACCGTTTTGGAACCATACTGCACTTTGTAAGACGAAATGGCTGCGTAGTTTTGCGCAGCCGCGCTGGTCACGGTTACCTGAATATTGGATTTCGACTGAACAATCAGAGAGGAATTTCCGGTCAGCGTGACCGTGTTGGAATCCACATCCTGATAGGAAAAGCCGGTGAATGTCGGATTGCTGTTTATGACATGAGCGGTGATTCCCACTTCCGTATAGCCAACCATGTTGCTGTCCGCGTCGTAGGTGATCAGCCGGAGCGTGCCGGTTCCTGTGTTCGAGTTTGGAATCTGCTGGTACAGGGAAGAAGCCCACGACGCGGTGTTCCAAACATAGCTGTCGGTAATGTTGTAGGCAATTGTGGTCGTATAGCTTCCAAAGTAGAGATTCAGAGCGTGCGTGAAGGTGGTGCTTTTCCGATTCGTGTAAATTGTAATGGAACCGCCGATATTGAATGAATTAATGGAAGCCGTAATCTGACTCGCCCTTGGAATGGTCGTCAGCGTGATATTTTGGGAAACGTTGAGATTTTCCAGCTTCGCGGTGACGCTGGAATTGAAATACCCGGTAATGTTAACAATCTTCGTGCCGTCGGCGTTATGTGCGACGCTCATGGCGGCTGTACTGCCGATCTGCACCCAGCTTGACCCGATGGTAAAACCCGACATGTACGTCATGGCCCGCGAGCCGTTTATATTAATGTAAGCCGAGCAGCTCGAATCGGTGGAAGGCCCGTAGCTGTCGCGGTGAACATACAGGGCAGCAGTGATTGTTGAGGTGTTTGCGGAAATATTCTGCGTATAAGAGTAGACCACCTTGACCTGCGAACCGTTTTGCAGGGTGCTGACAATTTCAGACATTCCATCATTCCTTCCTTAAATCACCACAAAATCAACGCCGACCCCGCTCCGCACAATCTCCTTGACGCTCCCGACCGTGAGATCATCCTCAATGATGGTTTTTTGCAGCCGTGTGCCGTCCGGCGCGACATTGATGCGAAGGTCGTCGCCGCGATAAATTTCAAACGCCGAGGTGGAGATATGGGCTTTCATATCCGTGGTATTGCTGCCGACCGTCAGGCCGGTGCTGTCCGCGATAAAGTTTGTCGTGTAAAGCTCCTCGTCGGATTGTACCCACGGCGCAACGTTCGTGCCCTCGGAAACGATCAGGTCGGAGGCAAGCAGGTTCACGGAAGTTGTGACCTTAATGGTGCAGACCGTGTTAAGCGAATTGAATGGAAAAGTAACGAATGTCCACTCCGTGCCGGTATTCGTGTTGTCATACAGTACAGATTCGGTGCTGTTCTGTGTGATGCTGACCGACACATGGCCGCCGGAACCGGACGCTTCATACAGCAGCGATGCGGTGTGCGGCACATTAAATTTTAAAGAGAAGTCCTGCGAAATAGTGCTGCCCGATGCCATACTGAACGCCGAATTGCTCACGGTGTTGTTTGACGTGTCCGTGTTTGAGACGGTGGCAGCCGTGCCTGTCGTGTTCCAGAATGTCAGACCGTTCTTGCCCGCCGAGTTTTTCAGCAGATTCCGGTAACCGGTTTGGCTCACGGAAAGCGTCAGACCATCGACTGTTTGCCGCATGGTGGTAATCTGCGTATTGACATCTTCCAACTTCGAACCATTATCAGAAATATACGCGTCAAACGTACTGCTTTCCACTTTGGTTACGATGGAAGAACTGTGCTGTTCAATGGTGGATTCCGCATTGGAAAGCCGGAGTGCGATGCCGTCTTCCGTATTAGAGATTTGGTTGTCGATGCTGGACACGGAAGTTTTCAGGCCGCTGACATCGGTTTGAACGGTCGTGAGCGTAGAATTGATCGTGGTAATTTCACCCGTGTTGGTATCCACACCGTTCTGCGCGGTATCGGCCAAAGCCTTGAGCTTCACCGTAATTGCCTGAACCAGTGTGTTTCTTGCAGCATAGTAATCGGCAAACTTCTGCCGGAACTGTGCGCCGCTGATGTCAGTTGTAACATTCAGGTGGTCAGCATCCAACCAGAGCGGGATGCCGGTTGTATAAAGAGCACCTCCGTTGAGATAATTGGACAGAAGCTGGAACGCGTCATTGTAGGCTGACAGCTCGGTCGTGATTTCAAGCGCGGTGGCCTGCGTGTTGAGAGTTCCCTTTTCATTGGCAAAGGAACTCCAGTCGCGCAGGGCGGCGCTTTTCTCAATCGGCGTCAGCTTATTGTCGCTGTTGATATCCTCTACGTTCTCTGTAACAGCGGACACGTTTTGGTTTGTTACCGTGATTGCCTGTTTTACTTCATCAATTTTCTGCGAAGCGGAATTAATGGAATTAACCACGGAGATTCGTTTTTCTCCGATGGTGAGCGTTTCATACCGATCTGTCAGGCAGTTGTAGGAAACCGCGCAAACGCGGAGTTTCACGCTGACGCCGAACGGCGCATAGTCGACCGTCACATCGTCGCCCAGCCCCACGGTTAGCAGAGATTTGTATTTTTCGTACCCGGTGATGTCCTTCCAGTCCACAAAGTCCACAGAAAGGGAGAGCTTCGGAATATCAGTCCCGGCGAGGAATTTGTCGCTGGCGAACTGCCGCATCGCCGTATAACAGGAATCGACCGTAG containing:
- a CDS encoding SHOCT domain-containing protein; protein product: MLYRRPIRKGIISTENYAIIDTIPSRKYRPIFVGCLLGNGVAISENQR
- a CDS encoding peptidoglycan recognition protein family protein, with product MNLHKLILTNSACYKAGRTINPKGIMVHSTGANNPNLRRYVGPDGGLLGKNPNNNDWNQDRPGGRNVCVHAFIGRLMDGSIAAYQTLPWNYRGWHCGGSGNDTHIGFEICEDGLTDTAYFGKVYTEAVELCVYLCKLYGLTEKNVICHSEGFKLGIASNHSDVMHWFPRFGKSMDIFREDVRKDLAGIAAPVVFSVGDRVILNGAVYADSYGGGKGRTFQNKTCTVTRIVDLKRSCPYLLDALGWVTKDSIRKA
- a CDS encoding DUF859 family phage minor structural protein, with translation MSEIVSTLQNGSQVKVVYSYTQNISANTSTITAALYVHRDSYGPSTDSSCSAYININGSRAMTYMSGFTIGSSWVQIGSTAAMSVAHNADGTKIVNITGYFNSSVTAKLENLNVSQNITLTTIPRASQITASINSFNIGGSITIYTNRKSTTFTHALNLYFGSYTTTIAYNITDSYVWNTASWASSLYQQIPNSNTGTGTLRLITYDADSNMVGYTEVGITAHVINSNPTFTGFSYQDVDSNTVTLTGNSSLIVQSKSNIQVTVTSAAAQNYAAISSYKVQYGSKTVTSSSSVISFGTVSASDSLIVTVIDSRGNSNSQSSTLTTIAYSSPAFSSVSLARVNNIEAGAILTCTGNYAAYMVTKSQYFLKYRYKTTASGTWSSYVTITPAMSGGDFSFNASIGNFDINSSFNFEIAASDYYTAVTQSALLPTAKPVFSIRDGQIGINKIPEDGALDVSGDIYTSGNKTYSDGYHPNADTVGGLHVLKGSASGTIATSTAYGSIYYSADISVNFGATLPSIPAVTTGLYTNGIGFVKIKSVSTTGFICNLVNAVTSSGVSYVIYWVAAY
- a CDS encoding recombinase family protein, whose product is MQKIVTDITPTMSQAPAKKRVAAYARVSSGKDAMLHSLAAQIDYYSNFIRQNLEWNFVEVYADEALTGTKDNRAEFKRLLDDCRKGLIDMVITKSISRFARNTVLMLNTVRELKLLGVDVYFEEQNIHSVSGDGELMLTILASFAQEESLSCSENCKWRIRNNFKDGIPNNLRIYGYDFADKQLVVNPAEAEVVRMIYTDYLNGMGKNAIMRNLIALGVPTKNGGRWSEGAIYVILRNEKYTGNMLLQKTFSENHLTKAKRINKGKLPMYYTKGTHEAIIEQSVFDEVQTEIARRAQKFSTAPKTPSYSEFTGKIHCGICGANFRRKTTTYNVAWCCATFNKKGRAFCSSKQIPENILKKTAVGVLGLAEYDASVFKAKIEEIRVPENGILLFVFTDGREVLRTWENKPRSEGWTAEMRKEAQKRTLERKAQ
- a CDS encoding phage tail spike protein, whose translation is MVPVYDSKVQEFNNDGLGTITPSSCAVSEEINGAFELELTHPIDVFGKWKRLQKSNIIRVNTHRGVQAFRIYRVVKNAVDGTIKVNARHIFYDLLANFVEDVRPTGKNGTQAGQQILSGCQYLTPFTFASDITHTVTAYFIRQSPVQAFLGDTDQAFISRWGGEIIRDNYNIAINTRLGADNGVRISYGKNMAGLEFNEDTSGVATRILPTALTADNQILLLPEKYVDSPHISEYPFPIIATMDTGYQIGKDVDGAVPYPTVDSCYTAMRQFASDKFLAGTDIPKLSLSVDFVDWKDITGYEKYKSLLTVGLGDDVTVDYAPFGVSVKLRVCAVSYNCLTDRYETLTIGEKRISVVNSINSASQKIDEVKQAITVTNQNVSAVTENVEDINSDNKLTPIEKSAALRDWSSFANEKGTLNTQATALEITTELSAYNDAFQLLSNYLNGGALYTTGIPLWLDADHLNVTTDISGAQFRQKFADYYAARNTLVQAITVKLKALADTAQNGVDTNTGEITTINSTLTTVQTDVSGLKTSVSSIDNQISNTEDGIALRLSNAESTIEQHSSSIVTKVESSTFDAYISDNGSKLEDVNTQITTMRQTVDGLTLSVSQTGYRNLLKNSAGKNGLTFWNTTGTAATVSNTDTSNNTVSNSAFSMASGSTISQDFSLKFNVPHTASLLYEASGSGGHVSVSITQNSTESVLYDNTNTGTEWTFVTFPFNSLNTVCTIKVTTSVNLLASDLIVSEGTNVAPWVQSDEELYTTNFIADSTGLTVGSNTTDMKAHISTSAFEIYRGDDLRINVAPDGTRLQKTIIEDDLTVGSVKEIVRSGVGVDFVVI
- a CDS encoding phage holin family protein, producing MKTIWNWAQAVFAVLGGFLGWFLGGLDGVLYALIAFVVIDYLTGVMCAVLDKKLSSEIGAKGIFKKVLIFALVGVGHILDELVLGGDGVIRTAVVFFYLSNEGVSILENAAHIGLPVPQKLKDVLEQLHNRGNKEDNS
- a CDS encoding sigma factor-like helix-turn-helix DNA-binding protein encodes the protein MCSGGSNPTDFSHIGRRVSMMTEAQKESLRFLRLEGCGYATIANTLGVSVNTVKSYCRRNNLSCIQKPVQSAEKEKLSLSYCQHCGKPLMVTVKTKPRRFCSDACRVAWWNSHQESVKKKAVYHLVCAGCGKLFDSYGNKSRRYCCHTCYIADRFGKA